The genomic window GGAGGACATCACCACGGGCGCCGCGTAGGAGTCGAAGACCAGGCGTGAGCCGGTGCCGGTGGCGAAGACGGCGTCGGCCTCGTCCGCGAGCGGCCCGAGCGCCAGGTCCGTGACCAGCGCCACCTTCAGCCCGGCCCCGTGGGCGACCCGCAGCGCGGTCAGCGTCTCCTGCGCGTGCCGGGGCATGGAGAACGCCAGCACCCAGGTGCCGCCCGCCTCCCGGGACTGCAGCAGGGCGTCGTAGGCGACCGTGCCGCCCTTCGTCACCAGCCGGACGTCGGGGTGTATACGGCGGGCGGCGTACGCGAAGTACTCGGCGAGCGCGCCGGAGATCCTCAGGCCGAGGACGGTCAGCGGTGCCGAACGGGACAGGGCGCGGCCGACCGCGATCACCTGGTCGGGGTCGGCGAAGTCGCGCCGCAGGTTCTCCAGGTTCTCGATCTCGGCGTCCACGGCGGCCTGGAGCTCGTTGCTGCGGTCGGCCGCGGGGGCGCCCGGGGCGCTGCCCAGGGTGGCGAGCGCGATGGCCTGGAGCCGCTCGCGCAGCGCGGGGTAGCCACTGAAGCCGACGGCCGCGGCGAACCGGGTCACCGAGGGCTGGCTCACGCCGACCCGCTCCGCGAGATCGGTGATCGACAGGAACGCGGCCTCGGTGATGTGCTCGATCAGGTACTGGGCGATCCGCCGTTGCCCGGGGGAGAGCCGGGGGCCGTCGAACAGTTCCCTGAGCCGGGACGTGGGCGACTGCTCGGTCTCCGGGGCGGTCCGCCCGGACGTGATCGCTGATGCCTGCGCACGTGCCTGCTGCGGCGATGGCACCCGCGCGCCTCCTTCGTCTCCCACGACCACTCAACATAGCCCACGGCCCGCGCGGTCCCGGGCGGGCCGGGCCACGCTCCCGGAGCGGAGGGCCGGGGGAGGGGCGGGCCTCGTCATCGGCGGGGCCTCGCGCGACCTGCGAGAACCCCGTTTCGGGCACACCATGGGGGTACCCGCCCCCTGTCGTCCACACCAGGGAGAACGCTCGTGACCCTGCCCCGTCTGCCCGTGTCCCAGGTCGACGTCGTGCTCTGCGACTGCTCCGCCCAGGACGCCGAACGCGTCTTCGCCTGTCTGCGCGCCCACTTCGAATCCGACCGGCGCCCCGACGATCCGCCGCACGAGACCGGCACCGATCGGCCGACGATGTGGACCGGCATGTACGACACGGCCGCCGTCCCCGTCGGTGCCGAGAAGCACCCCGAACCGCTGACCGCGCCCGTCACGGTCGACGTCCAGGGCAGCCCGCCCGCCGTACGGCTGCTGCGGGCGGCCCTGGAGGAGGAGTACACCGTGCATCAGGTGGGCGTGGACGCCGGTGACCAGGAGGTCCAGCTTCAGCTGCGGGTCGAGGGACCGCAGGGAAGCGGCTGATGACGGCCTTGGGGGTGGGGAGCGGCCGCGCGGCGCGCGGTTCGCTGACGGAGGGCGCGGCGCGGGCCGGACTGACCGCGCGCGGCGTCATCTATCTGCTGGTCGGGGCGCTGGCCCTGCAGATCGCCTTCGGTGGCAGCTCACAGGAGGCGGACCGTCACGGCGCGCTGGAGGAGATCGCGGAGAAGCCGCTGGGCTCCGTCATGCTGTGGGCCCTGGGCATCGGCCTCGTGGGCATGGCGTTGTGGCGTCTGTCGGAGGTCGTGTTCGGCGCGGCGGGGCCGGACGGCCGCAAGTGGACGAAGCGGCTCGCGTCCGCCGCGCGCTTCGTCTTCTACGTCTTCGTCGCCTACTCGGTGCTGACCTTCGCGGCGGACGAGGACAGTGGTGGGGGCGGGAGCGATGGGGGCGGCGGTTCCAGTGATCAGCAGTCCCGGGATGTGACGGCCGGGGTACTCGAACTCCCCGGCGGGCAATGGCTCATGGGCGCGGCGGGCGTCGGCGTGATCGTCGCGGGCGTGTGGATCGGCGTACGGGCCCTGATGCGCTCGTACCACAAGCACCTCCGGCTCGGCGAGATGTCCCGCCGGGCGCGCCGGGCCGTCGACGTGACCGGTGTGGTCGGCGGGGTCGCGCGCGGCCTGGTGTTCGCCGTGGCCGGCGTTTTCGCCGTGCGCGCCGCGATCGAGTACGAGCCGGACGAGGCCAAGGGCCTCGACGACACCCTCCGCTCCTTCGCCGACGCCCCGGCGGGCTCGGCTCTCCTGACGTGCGTCGCGGTCGGACTCGTGCTGTTCGGGCTGTTCTCCTTCGTCATGGCCCGCTGGCGCAGGGTGTGAGGCCGCCCCGGCCGGCGGACGAAGCGCCTCCGGCACGGGCGGACGAGGTGGCTCCGGCCGGGCGCGGTATTCGCTTACGGAAACAGTCGGTCGAGGAAGGCGTTCCCGTACACCCGGTGCGGATCGAGCCGCTCCAGGATCTCCACCGCCCCGTCCCATCCCGGCCCCTCGCCGTCGTCGAAGGACTCCGGTACGACGGTGCCGATGACCTCCTCGTCGCTCCAGGCGGCCTCGTCCGTGTAACCCCAGCCCTTGGACCACTCGACCCGGGTGAGGGCGTGGCCGCCGTCGTACGTCGTGAGGAGGAAGCGCTCCAGTTCCCGGAAGAACGCCTCGGCGTCCGGCGTCCCGGGCAGCGTCAGTACGTCCAGCCACACGGCCGTGTCCCACTCGGGCCGGTCGGCGCGCGGCCGCAGCGCCGACAGCAGCGGAGCGCGGGCGCCGGACACGCCGACGTCCGCCGGGTCGTCGAGGCCGGTCACCCGGATCTCGACCGAGCCGTTGACGGGGAAGCGCCCCTGGGCCGCGTACGCGGTGAGCCGCTTCCGGTAGAAGTCGGCGAACTCGGAGACCACGCGCTGCACCTGGTCCCGTGAGGTGAGCACCGCGTATCCGTTCGCCGTCACCCGCAGCGTCGTCGGCTTCAGATACAGCAGCGTGTTCTTCGACGGTCCCCAGATGTCCGCCGACAACGTGGCCGTCAGCCCCAGCGAGGCCGTGGTCAGCTGCGCGTTGCCCAGCACCGGCGCCAGATACCAGGCGCCGTCGGACACCATCCGCCCGACGAGGTCCGCCACGACGGTCGGCACGTTGTCCGAGAAGGGGTAGTTGTACGGCGAGGTCACGCGCCGGGAGGTGAGCGGGCGGGTCGGCTCGACGCTCCACACCTTGAACCAGGGGAAGTCGGTGAAGGCGAACCAGATCGCCTCCAGACGCCCCGCCTCGTCCAGGAAGCTCGCGAAGGTACGCCCGTCACTGCCCGGCGCGGCGAACAGCTCCCCGGCGGGGATGTCGGTCCGGCTCAGGCACCGCAGATCTGTGTCGGCCCCCACCCGCAGCACGAACTCGGTGACGAGCGCGCGCCCGACATGGGTGAGCAGTGCGGCACCGTCCGCGTCGTCCCGTGGATACGTCCGCAGCACGTACGCGGCTCTGTCGGCGTCCCACACCACCGCCGTCAGCGACAGGACGAGGTTGCTGAGCGAGCCGTAGGTGTGACCGGGCAGCCGGGTCTCCCCGGCGGCCGGTACGGCCGTGCCGTGGGCGTCGATGGCGAGGGCGCCGCCGATCGAGAGATCACCCGGCGCCGGGCAGGCCGTCACACCGAGCCCGTGGCCCTCCAGGAAGGTCAGCAGCCCTTCCAGGGTGGCGCCCGAGCCCACCCGGACGGCGGCGGGGTCGGTGGACTCCAGCGTCATGCCGGTGAGGTGCGTGGTCGTGTCGACCAGCAGCACGGGTGCGCCGGAGTCGGCGCCGGGGGTGATGGTCAGGGGTGACCAGCCGTGGGAGAGACCCCGGGCCCGGACCGTCCAGCCTTGCTGCCGGGCCCAGTTGACGACCGCCACCACCTGGTCCGCGTCGGCGGGCGCGCACGCCCACAACCCGGGCGCGGTGATCTCCCCGTCCCAGTTGCGGTACGCCGACCTGTACAGCTCGACGTCCGCCGGGAATCCGGGCAGGTCGGCCGCGGCGGCGGCCGGGTCCTGGCGGACGAACTGCGGAGTGAGGGCGAGCGTGGCGGCGCCGAGGAGGAAACCCCGGCGGGACGTTGCTGAAGAGTCGGTCACCGCAGTCACGCTAGGCGGGATATGGGCACAAGTGAGCGATCCGCCAAGGAGATTCACTCGTGTGAGTGAAGTGGCTGATGTTCGCGTATCGGCGTGCGGGACAAGGCGCCATCCAGGAAGGGGGACACAGACCTAGCCTGGAGGACGCCGTGCCCGAGAGCAGCGACAGCGCGGACCGAGGCCGCGACGAGACCGAGGCCGAGCGCGCCGACCGCCGCTGGAGTGAGCTCATCCAGGAGGTACGGGTCGCCCAGACCGGCGTGCAGATCCTGTTCGGCTTCCTGCTCACCGTCGTGTTCACGCCGCGCTACGAGCAACTGCCGCAGACCGAGAAGACCATCTACATCGTGACCGTCGTCCTCGGTGCCGCCGCCACCGGCGCCCTCATCGGCCCCGTCTCCTTCCATCGGCTCGTCTCCGGCCGCCGCATCAAACCGGCCGCCGTGCGCTGGGCGGCCAGACTGACCGTCGCGGGCCTGATCCTGCTCCTCGCGACGATGACGGCCGCGCTGCTGCTGATCCTGCGTGTGGCCACCCACGACGAGTACGTGCCATGGCTGGTGGCGTGTGTGCTCCTCTGGTACCTGTTGTGCTGGTTCGCGCTGCCGACATGGATCCGGGGCCGTCACACCAGGGAGTGACACCGCCAACCCGTCACCCGGCGAGTGGCGTCCCGCGATGGCGTGAATGGCGGTGTTGCCCCTGGGTCGTACGGTGCGCCAGCGTGCGGTGTCATGGACCGTGACCAGAGTCGTTCCCCCCTGTCCCTGACCCGCCGTCAACTCCTGGCCGCCACCGGGGCCGTCGCGGTCCTCGGCACCGCCGCACCCGCCGTCGCCCGGCCCCGCACACCCGGCTCCGCTCGCTCCCTGGCCTTCACCCGGGCCACCAACGGTTCGGCGACCCTCGCACCCGCCGGCGACACGCTGGTCGCCGAGATCCAGAGTGGCCTGTGGTCCCTGCCGCGCACCGGCGGCAAGGCGGCCCCCCTCACCCCGGCCGGCCTCGAACCCAACCGGCCCACGTACTCCCCGGACGGCGACCTCATCGCGTTCTGCGCCTACCAGGGCGGCGGCTTCCACCTGTGGACCATGCGCCCCGACGGCTCCGACCTGCGGCAGCGCACCGACGGCCCCTGGGACGACCGGGGCCCGTCCTGGTCGCCCGACGGCACCCGGCTCGCCTTCGGCTCCGAGCGCGGCGGCGACCCCGGCAATCCTTCCAACGGAAGCCCCTACCGCGTCCACGTCCTGGACCTCAGCACCGGTGACATCACCCGCGTCACCGGGCTCCGCGGCCAGGACGGGCCCCTCCAGGACGGCGCATGGGAGGACTTCGACCCCACCTGGTCGCCGGACGGCGCCCGACTGCTGTTCGTGCGCGCCAAGGTCGTCACCGCGAGCACCGGCCCGTCCGTCGAGTCCCGCACCGTGGCCGCCGTGGCCGCCGACGGCACCGGCCCGGTGGCCGTCGAACACACCGAGACCGCCGCCGCCCAGGTCATGACCCCCGCGGTCGCCCCCGACGGCCGCCTCGCGTACCTGCGCACCACCGCCTCCCCGAACGGCTCCTGCACCCTCGTCGTCGACGGAAGGCCCGTCCCGGTCGACGGCGACATCGCGCCCGTGCCGCCCCGCTGGACGGCGGCAGGCGAGCTGCTGCTCACGCTGGACGGCCGGTTCACGCTCGTACGGCCCGAAGAACCCGCGCGGCCGGAAGCGATCCCCTTCGAGGGGGTGCTCCCGGTGGACCGGCCGCGCTACCGGGTCAAGGAGTACGACCTCGGGGAGGCCCGCGTACGGCCCGTGCGGGGCATCCACCTGCCCGCGCTGTCGCCCGACGGCCGGAGCGTCGCCTTCGCCGCCCTCAACTCGCTGTGGCTTGCCGGTACTTCGGGCGGACGGCCGCCGAAGCGGCTCCGGAAGTCGCCACCGACCCGCTACCTCCTGGCGCCTTCCTGGGCACCCGACGGGAGGTCCCTCGTCTACGCCGACGACCGCGACGGACTCCTCGGCGTGTACCGGCACGATCTCGCCACCGGCGAGGAGACCGCCCTCGCCACCGGCGGCCGTGTCATGCCGGCCCTCTCGCCCGACGGGCGGCGACTGGCCGCCCTCGACATGACCGGACGGTTGGTCGTACGGGACCTGGACAGCGGCGAGGAACGCGTCCTCGCGGCGCCGCTCGGCGGGGGCGGGATCCCCGGCCGACCGAGCTGGTCGCCCGACGGCCGGTACCTCGCCCTGTGCGATCGCAACCGTCTTGGCGCCCGCTTCCGGGAGGGCTACAACCTGATCCGGATCGTCGACACCACGACCGGCGCCGACCGCCTGCACGCGGTCGCCCCCCACACCTCCATCGCCGACCGGTACGACTCCGGGCCCGTCTGGTCCCCCGACGGCCGCTGGATGGCCGTGATCGTCGAGTCCGCGCTGTGCCTGCTGCCCGTCGCCCCCGACGGCACCCCGCGCGGCGACCTCCGCACCCTCACCACCGAACCCGCCGACCATCCCACCTGGTCCGGCGACTCCCAGACCCTCCTCTACCAGTCCGGCACCCGGCTCCGCATCGTCGACGTCTCCGGCGACCACGCCCGAACCGTCCGCGTGCCCCTCGACCGCACCCGCCTCACACCCGCCGACACCGTCGTGCACGCCGGGCGCCTGTGGGACGGCACCGGCGAGACGGTCCGCGACGACGTCGACATCGTCGTACGCGACGGCCGCATCACCGCCGTGGAACCCCACCGGGGCAGCCGCAGGGCCACCCTCCGCCACGTCGACGCCTCCGCGCACACCGTGCTGCCCGGCCTGTGGGACACCCACACCCACCCCTGGCACAGCACCTACGGCAGCCGCCAGGCCACCGGACAGCTCACCTACGGCGTCACCACCGCCGTCTCCCTCGGCGGCTTCGCCTACGAACAGGTCCGCATCCGCGAGGAGGTGAACGCCGGCCGGCTCGCCGGACCCCGGCTGCTCACCACCGGGGAACTCCTCGACGGCGCCCGGGTCGCGTACAGCATGGGACGCGCCCACCGGACGAAGGCGGGACTGCGGCGTTCACTGGAGCGGGGTGCGGCGCTCGACTGGGACTTCGTCAAGACCTATGTGCGGGCGCCCGGTTGGGTGATGAGCGAGGCCGCGCGGTTCGCACACGAACGCCTCGGTGTACGCACCGGCGGCCACCTGCTCTCCCCGGGCGTACAGCTCGGCCAGGACCTGACGACCCATCTGCAGGCGACCCAGCGCGCGGAGTTCGGCCACGCCATCACCACCACCGGGCAGGCGTACCAGGACGTCGAGGAGATCTACACCGCGCGGGGCGTGGACTTCTCCCTCATCGCCACCCCGTTCACCGCCGCGCCCCTCCTGGGCGCGGACCCGTCCCTCGCCGACGATCCGCGCGTGACCGTCGTGATGGCCCCGTGGGACGCCGCCTTCGTGCAACAGGCCGCGGGCGTCCCCCCGACCCCCGCCCAACTCGCCGCGCTGCGCACCGAGACCGACATCTACCGGCGGATCCTCGGAGCCGGCGGCACCGTCGCCCTCGGCACCGACCAGCCGCTCGGCCCCGTCGGCCTCTTCCTCCACATCGCCCTGCGCGCCCTGCACGACGGCGGCCTCAGCCCCGCCGAGACCCTGCGCACGGCGACCGCCCTCCCGGCCCGGCTCTTCGGCCTCGGCGACGACCTCGGCACGGTCGAGACGGGCAAGCTCGCCGACCTGACCGTCGTCGACGGCGACCCCTTCACGGACTTCGCCGACCTCGTCCGTACGGTGTCGGTCCTCAGAGGGGGAACCCCTTACACCACCGAGGAGTTGGTGGCCGCGTACCGGCCCACGGCGCGGCGAGCGAAGGCCGCCGAGACGGAGGAGGACTGGCTGGAGATCGGGCGGCTGATGCGGCGGGACGGGTGCTGCCACGACGAGCACTGAGGGGGGCCGGACGTCCCTGACCCCTGACCCCTTACCCGGACCCCGGGCCCTCGGTCGACTGCCGGGGCCCGGAGGCGGGCTCTCCCGTGCCTAGTGGTCGGTGTCCTTGCCGATGAAGAGTTCCGCGAAGGTCGACGCGGCGGCGGGCGAGCCGAGGAGGCGGCGCAGCCGGGCGGTCGCGGCGCCCGCCCGGAACGCGTCGCCGGACGACGGCCCGTGCAGCAGCTCCGCCAGCCACTGTGAGAACTCCTGGTAGTGCCACACGCGGCGCAGACAGGCGTCCGAGTACCCGCGCAGCCCGCTGTCGTCGCCCTTGCCCAGGTGGGCGATCAGGGCGTCCGCGAGGAGCAGGGCGTCGTGCAGGGCGAGGTTCATGCCCTTGGCGGCGATGGGCGCGACGAGATGGGCGGCGTCGCCGGCGAGATGGAGGCGGCCGTACGTCATCGGCTCGGTGACGTAGTTGTGCATGTCGAGCACCCGCTTCTCGATCAGCGGGCCCTCGGTGAGGGGCCGGGTGCCGGGCACCGCCAGGCGGGTGTGCAACTCGGACCAGACCCGCTCGTCCGGCCAGTTCGCCGGGTCGTCGCCGGCGGGGACCTCCAGGTAGTAGCGGGTGATCTCGGGACTGCGTGCCATGTGCCCGGCGAAGCCGCGGGGGTGCACGCCGAGGATGACGCAGTCGGACGACGGGGGTGCCTCGGCGAGCAGCGCGAGCCAGCCGACGCCGTGGTCGTACCGGGCGACGGTGGTGTGCTCGTCGGGCAGCGCGGTCCGCGTGACACCGCGCGCGCCGTCGCAGCCGGCGATGAACTCACAGTGGAGCAGGTGTCGTTCACCGGTCTCCGGATCCGTGTACGACACGGACGGCTGCTCGCCGTCGATGTCGTGCGGCTCGACATCGCGCACGCCGAAGCGGATGTCACCGCCCCGTACGTCGGCGTACTCCCTGACCAGATCCGTCACGAGCAGTGGCTGCGGGTACACGTAATGGTGGTGCCCGGTGATCTCCGTGTACGGGAACCGCTGTCGTTCACCGGCGAAACGGAACTCGAACTCCGTGTGCACCGGTGCCCGTTCCACGATCCGGTCGGCCAGCCCGCGCCGCTCCAGCGCACGCACCGCCCACTCCTCCAGGAACCCGGCCCTCGGCCGCCGCTCGATGAACTCCCGGCTCTCGGTCTCCAGCACCACACAGTCCACGGCGGCGGCCCGCAAAATGTTGCCGACGGTCAGCCCGGCGGGTCCGGCGCCGACGATGACGACGGGGGTGCGCTCGTCCCACGAGGCGCTGGAGGGGGCGGCGGGGGTGGGGGTGGTCACGTGAGCATTATGCCGGGGCGTCGTGTGAGTGTCTTCAAGTGGCTTGCAGGGCAAGGCAGTTGAGGTCCCGGGACGCTGAAGTCGTCACAGCTCGAATCGTCGGGCCCACTGTGTGATGTCGGCCGTGGTCGCGTTGCCCCCGCACACCACGAGCCCCAGGCGGGCCCCGTCGCCGACCCGCTCCAGCACCTGCCGGGCGGCGGGCAGCAGGCAGCCGGCGGCGGGCTCCGTCCACACCTTGGCATGCTCGGCGAGGTCGAGGACGCCCTGGACCGCCTCGGCGTCCGAGACCACGACGACGTCCTCGACGAGGGCGGACACATGGTCGTACGTGAGCTGGGAGACGGCGGGCGCGCTGAGCGTGGTGACGATGGAGGAGAGGGAGACCGTCACCGGACCGCCCGCCGCGAGCGCCTCGGTCATGGTCGTGGCGCCGACGGTCTCCACACCCCAGACGCGGACACCCGGGCGCAGGGCCTTGAAGGCGGCGGCGACACCGGCGATGAGCCCGCCACCGCCGATGCTGACGAGCACGTCGGTGAGTGCGCCGGCGCCCCCGCCGTAGTCGTGGCCCGCGTCGTCGTTCGCGGCGTCTTCGGCGAACTCCAGGCCGACGGTGCCCTGACCGGCGATCACCACCGGGTCGTCGAACGGGTGGACGAGGGTGAGGCCCTCCGACCGCAACCGCTCGGCGAGCGCGAACGCCTCCGCCATTCCGTCGGTGAGCCGCAGCGACGCACCGGCCGCCTCGACGAGGTCGGCGGCCCGCCTCGGGGCGGTCCTCGACATCACCACGGTCGCCTTGATGTGCAGCGCGGCCGCCATCTGCGCCAGCGCGATGCCGTGATTGCCACCGCTGACCGCCACGACCCCGGCCGCCCGCTCGGCGTCCGTCAGTGTCAACAGCTTCGCGGTGGCGCCGCGGGCCTTGAACGAGCCGGTGCGCTGCAGCAGCTCCAGCTTCGTGGTGACTGGGACACCGAGGAGTGCGGACAGCCCGGGGCTCAGCATGGTCGGCGTCCGCACGACATGCCCGACGATCCTCGCGGCCGCCTCTTGGATCTCGGAGATCCCGATCAACACATCCACCCCGTTCACGATGGCCCGACGACGACCGGTCACTCCGGCCGACTGCCCGTCCGACCCTGATCGACCCGAGCCTTGACGTCAAGCAGGACTCCGTTCGCCCCCGAGGTCACCGCAGGGCTTCGGTCCAGTTCGGAGGTACGCGCCCCGCCGGCCCCGGCGCCGGCTGGTCGGCGGGGTGGCTGAAGGGCGGGGTGAGGTCGGGCCCCGACTCGTACATCTCGGAGGTCTCGTAGTTCCAGAACCAGGACTCGCCGGGCTCGTAGCTCTGCACGAAGGGGTGTCCGGTGGCGCCCGCGTGGGCCGTGGCGTGCTGCGCGGGGGAGGAGTCGCAGCAGCCGATGTGCCCGCACTGGGCGCAGCGTCGGAGGTGGAACCACCAGCCGCCGGCCGCGTCGCACTCCACGCATCCGTCGCCGCTCGGCGGGACGGCGGGATCGATTCCGGCAGGCAGGGTCATGACGTCTCCTCGGGCGCGTCGGGGGCATGGTCCAGGCCGTCGTCCGGCTCGTCGGCGAGCGTCAGGTCCAGATCGGCCGCGGGCGCCGTGAGCGGCAGGAAGACCTGGAAGCGGGTGTCGCCCGGGCGGGAGTGGACCTCGATGTGACCGTGGTGCTTGTTGACGACGATCCGCCAGGAGATGTCCAGACCGAGCCCGGTGCCCTGTCCGACCGGCTTGGTGGTGAAGAAAGGGTCGAAGATGCGGCCGCGGATGTCCGCCGGGATGCCCGGGCCCGTGTCGCGGAACTCGACGAGTACCTGGTCACGGTGGTCGAGGGCGGTCCGTACGGTCAGCGTGCCCGCGCCGCCCTTGTCGTTGATCGCCGAGACCGCGTTGTCGATCAGGTTCGTCCACACCTGGTTCAGCTCACCCGGATACGCGGGGATGCGCGGCAACGTACGGTCGTAGTCCTTCACCACCTCGATGCGGTCACCGATCTTCCCGGACAGCATCAGGAGGGTGCTGTCGAGGAGTTCGTGGACGTCGGCGTTCTGGTAGGGCGCGCGGTCGAGCTGCGAGTACTGCTTCGCCGCGTCGACGAGCTGCGTGACACGCGTCGTGGAGTCCTCGATCTCGTTCATCAACAGCTCTGTCTCGACGGTGTAGTTGAGCCAGCGGACCGCTCCTTCGAGGGTGTGCTCGTCCACGGCGGCCGCGACCTGGTCCAGCCAGTCGGTGCCGAGCCCGGCCTGGACGAAGTTCGGCGCCAGCTGCCAGCCGCCCGTGATGCCGTGGTCGTCGAGCCAGTCCGTCAGGTCGTCCTCCCGGTCGGAAGCCTCCAGCGGACTGAGCGGGGTCGCCTTGGCGACCTGCTCGGCGGTCCGCTCCTGGAGCTCGACCAGCGACTCCAGCATGGCGCGCTTGTGCGGCCCGGCGGCGATGGCCCCGAGCTTGTGCCGCATCCCGGCCACCCGCTCCCGCAGCGCGGAGGTGGCCCGTACGGCCGCCGCGGCGGGATTGTTGAGCTCATGCGTGAGCCCGGCGGACAACGAGCCGAGCGCCAGCAGGCGTTCGCGCTGGCCGATGGTCCGCTGAGTGTTCTGGCCGCCGAAGAACAGGCCCTCCAGCAGATGCACGGCCATGGGGAACCAGTCGCGCATGATCTGGGCGAAGGAGGCCGCGGGGAGAACGAAGAACCGCGAGGGGACCGTGACCCGCATGGAGCCGTTGTAGCGGGCCTGGTCCGCCTGGTCTCCGAGATACGCCTGGAAGGCGCCCGCGTACACCCCGACCTGGGAGCTGCGGCTGACCTCCACGTCGTCGTCGCCGACCTGCCGGGACAGCACGACCGTGCCTTCCAGGAGCACGAAGAAGCAGGTCGCCGGCTCGCCCTCCCGGTAGACGAAACCGGGTTCGAACCGCTCCACCCGGCCCTCCCGGCACAGCCGGTCCAACTGCTCGTCGTCCAGCTTCTCGAAGAGGAAAAGCCTGCCGAGTTCCGCCCGATCGCAGGGCGACGGCTGCCCGCTCACGACGACGCCCGTACGGTTGTCATGACTGCTCCAGATACCTGTGCACCAGCATCACGGCCATCGCTCCCTCTCCCACCGCGGACGCGACCCGCTTCGCGGAGTCCGACCGCGCGTCCCCGGCGACGAACACGCCGGGAACATTGGTCTCCAGGTGGTACGGCGGCCGGTCCAGCTCCCAGCCCGCCGGTGGCCCCCCGTCGCTGGTCATGTCGGGCCCGGCCACGATGAACCCGTGCTCGTCGCGGAGAACGGTCCCCTCCAGCCAGTCGGTGTGCGGCTCGGCCCCGATGAACACGAACAGCCACTGCGCGTCGACGAGTTCCTCGCGCCCGCTCGCCACGTCCTTGAGTGTCAGCTGCTCCAACTGGTTCGTGCCGTGCGCGGCCTCGACGACGGTGCCCGGGCGCACGAAGATGTTGGGCGCTTCGGCGAGCTGCTGGATCAGATAGTGGGACATGGACGCGGTGAGCGAGTCGCCCCGTACGAGAAGGGTCACCGACTTGGCGCCACGGGACAGGTACATCGCCGCCTGCCCGGCCGAGTTGGCGCCGCCCACGATGTACACGTCGTGTCCCTGGCAGCCGGCGGCCTCGGTGAGCGCGGAGCCGTAGAAGACGCCGCAGCCGGTGAGGTCCGCGCAGCCCGGCGCGGTGAGCTGTCGGTACGACACGCCGGTCGCCAGGATCACGCTGTGCGCGGCGACCGCCGAACCGTCGGAGAACCGGATGGTCCGCGCCGCCCCGTTCACCTCAAGGCCGCTCACCTCGCGCGCGGTGAGGATCTCCGCCCCGAACTTCGTGGCCTGCCGCCGGGCCCGGTCGGTGAGCTGGCCGCCGGACACCCCGTCGGGGAAGCCGAGGTAGTTCTCGATCCGTGAGCTCTGCCCGGCCTGCCCGCCCGTGGCCGACCGTTCGACGAGGAGTGTCCGCAGCCCCTCCGAGGCTCCATAGACGGCCGCGCCGAGCCCGGCCGGTCCGCCGCCGATGACGACCAGGTCGTAGAAGTCCTGGGCCGGCGTCGTCGCCAGTCCCACCCGCTCCGCCAGCTCCGGGTCCTCCGGCTCGACCAGCGGCGTACCGTCCGGGGTGACGACCAGCGGCAGCCGCTGCCCGTCCGCACCGGCCGCCGCGAGCAGCCGTCGCCCCTCCGGCTCGTCCGACGAGTACCAGCGGTACGGCACCTGGTTGCGCGCCAGGAACTCCCGTACGCC from Streptomyces sp. DSM 40750 includes these protein-coding regions:
- a CDS encoding amidohydrolase family protein, coding for MDRDQSRSPLSLTRRQLLAATGAVAVLGTAAPAVARPRTPGSARSLAFTRATNGSATLAPAGDTLVAEIQSGLWSLPRTGGKAAPLTPAGLEPNRPTYSPDGDLIAFCAYQGGGFHLWTMRPDGSDLRQRTDGPWDDRGPSWSPDGTRLAFGSERGGDPGNPSNGSPYRVHVLDLSTGDITRVTGLRGQDGPLQDGAWEDFDPTWSPDGARLLFVRAKVVTASTGPSVESRTVAAVAADGTGPVAVEHTETAAAQVMTPAVAPDGRLAYLRTTASPNGSCTLVVDGRPVPVDGDIAPVPPRWTAAGELLLTLDGRFTLVRPEEPARPEAIPFEGVLPVDRPRYRVKEYDLGEARVRPVRGIHLPALSPDGRSVAFAALNSLWLAGTSGGRPPKRLRKSPPTRYLLAPSWAPDGRSLVYADDRDGLLGVYRHDLATGEETALATGGRVMPALSPDGRRLAALDMTGRLVVRDLDSGEERVLAAPLGGGGIPGRPSWSPDGRYLALCDRNRLGARFREGYNLIRIVDTTTGADRLHAVAPHTSIADRYDSGPVWSPDGRWMAVIVESALCLLPVAPDGTPRGDLRTLTTEPADHPTWSGDSQTLLYQSGTRLRIVDVSGDHARTVRVPLDRTRLTPADTVVHAGRLWDGTGETVRDDVDIVVRDGRITAVEPHRGSRRATLRHVDASAHTVLPGLWDTHTHPWHSTYGSRQATGQLTYGVTTAVSLGGFAYEQVRIREEVNAGRLAGPRLLTTGELLDGARVAYSMGRAHRTKAGLRRSLERGAALDWDFVKTYVRAPGWVMSEAARFAHERLGVRTGGHLLSPGVQLGQDLTTHLQATQRAEFGHAITTTGQAYQDVEEIYTARGVDFSLIATPFTAAPLLGADPSLADDPRVTVVMAPWDAAFVQQAAGVPPTPAQLAALRTETDIYRRILGAGGTVALGTDQPLGPVGLFLHIALRALHDGGLSPAETLRTATALPARLFGLGDDLGTVETGKLADLTVVDGDPFTDFADLVRTVSVLRGGTPYTTEELVAAYRPTARRAKAAETEEDWLEIGRLMRRDGCCHDEH
- a CDS encoding 4-hydroxybenzoate 3-monooxygenase; amino-acid sequence: MTTPTPAAPSSASWDERTPVVIVGAGPAGLTVGNILRAAAVDCVVLETESREFIERRPRAGFLEEWAVRALERRGLADRIVERAPVHTEFEFRFAGERQRFPYTEITGHHHYVYPQPLLVTDLVREYADVRGGDIRFGVRDVEPHDIDGEQPSVSYTDPETGERHLLHCEFIAGCDGARGVTRTALPDEHTTVARYDHGVGWLALLAEAPPSSDCVILGVHPRGFAGHMARSPEITRYYLEVPAGDDPANWPDERVWSELHTRLAVPGTRPLTEGPLIEKRVLDMHNYVTEPMTYGRLHLAGDAAHLVAPIAAKGMNLALHDALLLADALIAHLGKGDDSGLRGYSDACLRRVWHYQEFSQWLAELLHGPSSGDAFRAGAATARLRRLLGSPAAASTFAELFIGKDTDH
- a CDS encoding threonine/serine dehydratase — encoded protein: MIGISEIQEAAARIVGHVVRTPTMLSPGLSALLGVPVTTKLELLQRTGSFKARGATAKLLTLTDAERAAGVVAVSGGNHGIALAQMAAALHIKATVVMSRTAPRRAADLVEAAGASLRLTDGMAEAFALAERLRSEGLTLVHPFDDPVVIAGQGTVGLEFAEDAANDDAGHDYGGGAGALTDVLVSIGGGGLIAGVAAAFKALRPGVRVWGVETVGATTMTEALAAGGPVTVSLSSIVTTLSAPAVSQLTYDHVSALVEDVVVVSDAEAVQGVLDLAEHAKVWTEPAAGCLLPAARQVLERVGDGARLGLVVCGGNATTADITQWARRFEL
- a CDS encoding UBP-type zinc finger domain-containing protein translates to MTLPAGIDPAVPPSGDGCVECDAAGGWWFHLRRCAQCGHIGCCDSSPAQHATAHAGATGHPFVQSYEPGESWFWNYETSEMYESGPDLTPPFSHPADQPAPGPAGRVPPNWTEALR